The Candidatus Koribacter versatilis Ellin345 genome has a segment encoding these proteins:
- a CDS encoding SRPBCC family protein — protein MRLEYSTVCNCKPEHIWQTFQRVEEWPRWSGVIANTQWIEGAPWQPGSQFQMQILQPIPVMFRPEVLECSPPGYVHWIGKTTALNAEQWFSFEAQPDGTTVMKTWQDFSGPASFMFGESVKTAITNIYVDLFRSLKEEAEKLARTAISDSE, from the coding sequence ATGCGCCTGGAATACTCGACCGTTTGTAACTGCAAGCCCGAGCACATCTGGCAGACCTTTCAACGCGTGGAAGAGTGGCCGCGCTGGAGCGGCGTAATCGCCAACACGCAATGGATCGAGGGCGCGCCGTGGCAACCGGGCAGCCAATTTCAGATGCAGATCTTGCAGCCAATCCCCGTCATGTTTCGGCCCGAAGTTTTGGAATGCTCGCCACCGGGCTATGTGCATTGGATCGGCAAAACGACGGCACTCAATGCCGAACAGTGGTTCTCGTTCGAGGCCCAACCCGACGGCACCACCGTGATGAAGACATGGCAGGATTTCAGCGGCCCCGCCAGCTTCATGTTCGGCGAGAGCGTGAAGACGGCGATCACCAACATCTACGTGGACCTGTTCCGATCGCTCAAGGAAGAAGCCGAAAAACTCGCACGCACAGCTATATCGGATTCCGAGTAA